The following are from one region of the Streptomyces decoyicus genome:
- a CDS encoding nuclear transport factor 2 family protein, with protein MPPTTADYDSLVRRLRDLEDKEALRALMIQGWRSLDQKDWQTWIECWADDAVLEFGPWDKIYGKDAIRATVEAAESAYPSMQHHILNMHFDVAGDRATGIGYMWFVAVTEAGKAASPYSMGGPYDWEFSRGPNGWLLTRQRLGVLWTQGEDTLKAFE; from the coding sequence ATGCCGCCCACTACCGCCGACTACGACAGCCTCGTGCGACGACTGCGGGACCTGGAGGACAAGGAAGCCCTGCGTGCCCTCATGATCCAGGGGTGGCGGTCACTGGACCAGAAGGACTGGCAGACCTGGATCGAATGCTGGGCCGACGATGCGGTGCTGGAGTTCGGGCCATGGGACAAGATCTATGGCAAGGACGCGATCCGCGCGACGGTGGAAGCAGCGGAATCGGCCTACCCGAGCATGCAGCATCACATCCTGAACATGCACTTCGACGTAGCGGGTGACCGGGCAACCGGCATCGGCTACATGTGGTTCGTCGCTGTCACCGAAGCCGGGAAGGCCGCCTCCCCCTACTCGATGGGCGGCCCCTATGACTGGGAATTCAGCCGGGGTCCGAACGGCTGGCTCCTGACGCGCCAGAGGCTCGGTGTCCTCTGGACCCAGGGGGAGGACACCCTGAAGGCCTTCGAGTAG
- a CDS encoding MFS transporter has translation MTAPSGTGSVARLLQGVAGSAGLVIGRAVISDRSSATGFTGTRAARRLARLSVIGMTAPVLAPVVGGLILGVGSWRLVFVALALTGLWLLTAVWAWVPESLPAERRRTGGLPALLAAMGRLLRRRELIGCLLVMGGLAALFAYITGSPFVFQDIYGLSPTDYSLVFATNAAGTVVAGALFGRLAGRVRLNSLLVTGVFTTVASVIALVFLLAIGISTLPTAWACLFGLTCGFGIVLPASTTIILAVGSDAPGAASGVLGGAQFVLGAAAAPLPGLLDGPTTATSTALVLLGFALLSAVALITLARPWQGHAEPAGRH, from the coding sequence GTGACGGCACCGTCCGGCACCGGATCCGTCGCTCGGCTGCTGCAAGGGGTCGCCGGCAGTGCGGGGCTCGTCATCGGACGGGCGGTCATCAGCGACCGGTCATCAGCGACCGGTTTCACGGGCACCCGCGCAGCCCGCCGGCTCGCCAGGCTGAGCGTGATCGGGATGACCGCGCCGGTGCTGGCGCCGGTCGTCGGAGGCCTCATCCTCGGCGTCGGCTCGTGGCGTCTGGTGTTCGTGGCTCTGGCCTTGACCGGACTGTGGTTGCTGACCGCAGTCTGGGCATGGGTTCCCGAATCGCTCCCCGCCGAACGGCGCCGGACCGGCGGTCTGCCGGCCCTACTTGCCGCGATGGGCAGATTGCTCCGACGTCGCGAGCTGATCGGCTGCCTCCTCGTCATGGGTGGCTTAGCCGCCCTGTTCGCCTACATCACTGGCTCGCCCTTCGTCTTCCAGGACATCTACGGCTTGTCACCCACCGATTACAGCCTCGTCTTCGCCACAAATGCCGCCGGTACCGTCGTGGCCGGTGCGCTATTCGGGCGACTGGCCGGGCGCGTACGTCTCAACTCCCTGCTCGTCACCGGCGTGTTCACCACCGTCGCCTCCGTGATCGCGCTGGTGTTCCTGCTCGCCATCGGCATCAGCACGCTTCCCACCGCATGGGCCTGCCTGTTCGGGCTGACATGCGGGTTCGGAATAGTGCTGCCCGCGTCGACCACCATCATCCTCGCAGTCGGTAGCGATGCCCCCGGAGCCGCTTCCGGCGTACTCGGTGGCGCTCAGTTCGTGCTCGGCGCCGCGGCCGCACCTCTGCCCGGCTTACTGGACGGACCCACCACCGCCACATCGACGGCCCTTGTGCTGTTGGGCTTTGCTCTCCTGTCAGCGGTAGCGTTGATCACGCTCGCCCGACCGTGGCAGGGGCATGCTGAGCCAGCCGGCCGACACTGA
- a CDS encoding NmrA family NAD(P)-binding protein, with the protein MSIVVTTPTGQVGSRVVRLLLQAGVRPRVLVRDPARLDEATRAQVDVRRGDLTDAGFVRDAVAGARSVFWVDPTPHSAADPIETSLRTAAPLVEAAQVGDVKRVVLLSSIGAEKRHGVGHIDALAAIEERLDATGVGVLHLRCAYFFTNLLLDLEGLSRGVLTTAFDPDHPMPWVDPRDIGDVVAARLLSDAWQGRLVQAVHGPEDLTFNQVARILTEALGRQVRLNLVSDDGVRDALRAAGLPPSAVEGIVGMTAGSRDLVPEQPRALLTTTPTRLGGWAHAHLRPLLEG; encoded by the coding sequence ATGAGCATCGTGGTCACCACCCCGACCGGACAGGTGGGATCGCGCGTGGTGCGGCTGCTGCTCCAGGCCGGCGTCCGTCCCCGCGTTCTGGTCCGCGATCCGGCCCGCCTGGATGAGGCGACCCGTGCACAGGTCGATGTCCGCCGGGGTGACCTGACGGACGCCGGGTTCGTCCGTGACGCGGTGGCGGGGGCGCGGTCTGTCTTCTGGGTCGACCCCACTCCGCACTCGGCGGCAGATCCTATCGAGACGTCGCTGCGGACCGCGGCGCCCTTGGTGGAGGCCGCCCAGGTCGGCGATGTGAAGCGGGTGGTGCTGTTGAGCAGTATCGGGGCGGAGAAACGGCACGGGGTCGGTCACATCGACGCACTGGCCGCGATCGAGGAACGGCTCGATGCCACCGGGGTGGGTGTGCTGCATCTGCGGTGCGCGTACTTCTTCACCAACCTGCTGTTGGATCTCGAAGGACTCTCCCGAGGCGTCTTGACCACCGCGTTCGATCCCGACCACCCGATGCCATGGGTCGATCCGCGTGACATCGGCGATGTGGTCGCGGCCCGGCTGCTGAGCGACGCCTGGCAGGGCCGGTTGGTGCAGGCCGTCCACGGGCCAGAGGACCTCACCTTCAACCAGGTCGCGCGGATCCTCACCGAGGCGCTCGGGCGCCAGGTCCGGCTCAACCTCGTCAGCGACGACGGGGTGCGGGATGCGCTGCGTGCGGCCGGGTTGCCTCCATCGGCGGTGGAGGGAATCGTCGGGATGACCGCTGGATCGCGCGACCTGGTGCCCGAGCAGCCGCGCGCCCTGCTCACTACCACCCCCACCCGGCTCGGCGGGTGGGCTCATGCCCATCTGCGTCCGCTGCTGGAGGGGTGA
- a CDS encoding SDR family oxidoreductase, translating to MARIAKVVAITGASSGIGEATARRLAADGHRVFLGARRTARLERLVEEITEEGDTAAFGKLDVTDAADMQAFIDAAVCEYGRIDALVNNAGLMPLSPLGALKTDEWDRMIDVNVRGVLHGIAAALPVMRAQGGGHFVNIASVGAYEVSPTAAVYCATKFAVRAISEGLRQESAGDIRVTLVSPGVTESELADSISDPAAREAMKTYRAVALPAAAIAEAIAYAVSQPSQVDVNEIVVRPTASAQ from the coding sequence ATGGCACGGATCGCCAAGGTTGTAGCGATCACCGGTGCGAGCAGCGGTATCGGTGAGGCGACCGCACGCCGACTGGCGGCGGACGGGCACCGGGTCTTTCTCGGCGCGCGCCGCACCGCCCGACTGGAGCGACTGGTCGAAGAGATCACGGAGGAGGGCGACACCGCTGCCTTCGGAAAGCTGGATGTCACCGACGCGGCAGACATGCAGGCGTTCATCGATGCGGCGGTGTGCGAGTACGGCCGGATCGACGCCCTCGTGAACAACGCCGGTCTGATGCCCCTTTCCCCGCTGGGAGCGCTCAAGACCGACGAGTGGGACCGCATGATCGACGTGAACGTGCGGGGAGTCCTGCACGGCATCGCCGCCGCCCTGCCCGTGATGCGCGCACAGGGCGGCGGGCACTTCGTGAACATCGCCTCCGTCGGCGCGTACGAGGTCTCGCCCACCGCCGCCGTCTATTGCGCCACCAAATTCGCCGTCCGTGCGATCTCCGAAGGACTGCGCCAGGAGTCCGCCGGGGACATCCGGGTCACCCTCGTTTCTCCCGGCGTGACCGAGTCCGAACTCGCGGACAGCATCTCCGACCCTGCGGCCAGGGAGGCGATGAAGACCTACCGCGCCGTGGCACTGCCCGCCGCAGCCATCGCGGAGGCCATCGCCTACGCCGTTTCACAGCCGTCGCAGGTCGACGTGAACGAAATCGTCGTCCGTCCCACCGCAAGCGCCCAGTGA
- a CDS encoding alpha/beta fold hydrolase, with translation MEQTIQKNLSVGGDSWVTVDVYGEPHAPGLVVVPGAMSDAHGWRHVATAVDAWPSVTVVNRRGRTPSGPLTSTYSLQTEVEDLGVILDEFNGTQALFGWSYGGLIALLAANDRPLHQVIAYEPVMRPFGSHALPDLQAAEEAADWDATVEIVNRQIAGLDTAHVETLRADRQGWAALRHLSRPAHAELAALNSAPPPDEMARQAGRVDLIIGQCNRGTSAYGTAYETSAYGTSFDDVRQRVTRAEVHVLPGQGHMAHIQAPTELGHLLNGLATVR, from the coding sequence ATGGAGCAAACGATTCAGAAAAATCTGTCGGTCGGCGGAGACAGTTGGGTCACCGTCGATGTGTACGGGGAGCCGCATGCGCCGGGTCTCGTCGTCGTCCCGGGCGCGATGAGCGACGCTCACGGGTGGCGTCACGTCGCGACCGCCGTCGACGCCTGGCCGTCGGTGACGGTCGTCAACCGCCGAGGCCGTACCCCCTCGGGTCCGTTGACCAGCACTTACTCGCTGCAAACGGAGGTCGAGGACCTCGGTGTGATCCTCGACGAGTTCAACGGCACACAAGCGCTCTTCGGCTGGAGCTACGGCGGCTTGATCGCGCTACTGGCCGCCAACGATCGTCCACTGCACCAGGTGATTGCCTACGAGCCGGTGATGCGACCGTTCGGCAGTCACGCACTGCCGGATCTGCAGGCCGCTGAAGAGGCGGCGGACTGGGACGCCACCGTCGAGATCGTCAACCGGCAGATCGCCGGCCTCGACACGGCGCATGTCGAGACCCTGCGGGCCGACCGTCAAGGATGGGCGGCCTTGCGACACTTGAGCAGGCCGGCGCACGCCGAGCTCGCCGCGCTCAACTCGGCGCCGCCACCGGACGAGATGGCACGACAGGCGGGCCGTGTCGACCTGATCATCGGCCAGTGCAATCGCGGAACGTCCGCTTACGGAACCGCTTACGAAACGTCCGCTTACGGAACGTCGTTCGACGACGTCCGGCAGCGCGTCACCCGTGCCGAAGTCCACGTGCTTCCCGGTCAGGGGCATATGGCCCACATACAGGCGCCGACAGAGCTCGGCCACCTGCTCAACGGCCTCGCCACCGTCCGATGA
- a CDS encoding TetR/AcrR family transcriptional regulator has product MSQPTRGRPRAFDRDRVILDAARLFWRRGYSGTSTRDLTAALGLSTSSLYAAFGSKAGLFEEAVRTYAERYREIYRRAVAEQDLRTVIDQILIDSVHEFTQPSDAHPGCLLSSAAMTDSTSTLDTSAYYAELHSWNERALLARIERAVQDGELVAGTDAAALTGLVQSVVHGLSVRANLGTAREDLLATAQLAHELVCRQLTSPTT; this is encoded by the coding sequence GTGTCCCAACCAACCCGTGGACGACCACGAGCCTTCGACCGCGACCGCGTGATCCTCGATGCCGCCCGCCTCTTCTGGCGACGCGGCTACTCCGGGACGTCGACTCGCGACCTCACCGCGGCCCTCGGACTCTCGACCTCCAGCCTCTACGCCGCCTTCGGCAGCAAAGCCGGGCTGTTCGAGGAAGCAGTGCGGACCTACGCCGAGCGCTACCGGGAGATCTACCGGCGGGCCGTCGCCGAGCAGGACCTCCGGACCGTCATCGACCAGATCCTCATCGACTCGGTCCACGAGTTCACCCAGCCAAGTGACGCACATCCAGGCTGCCTTCTCAGCAGCGCCGCGATGACCGACAGCACGAGCACGCTCGACACCAGCGCCTACTACGCCGAACTGCACAGCTGGAACGAGCGGGCTCTCCTCGCACGCATCGAACGAGCAGTGCAGGACGGGGAACTCGTCGCCGGGACCGACGCAGCGGCCCTGACCGGACTCGTCCAGTCCGTCGTGCACGGACTGTCAGTGCGGGCCAACCTCGGCACGGCCCGCGAGGACCTGCTGGCGACGGCGCAGCTTGCCCACGAGCTGGTCTGCCGACAGCTCACGTCACCAACCACCTGA
- a CDS encoding GNAT family N-acetyltransferase — translation MSWLPEDFVHPVHVPVPHTALHLRPIREADTALDYPAVMGSRERLWELFGPAWAWPKETMTYEEDRIDLLRHEKEIAAHQSFNYALLDEEETALLGCVYIDPPERTGSDGEVSWWVVDDLAGGEVERALDTLVPQWIAADWPFQQPRYLGRDISWRDWLALPRAS, via the coding sequence ATGAGTTGGCTGCCTGAAGACTTCGTCCACCCCGTCCACGTGCCCGTGCCCCACACCGCGCTCCACCTGCGGCCGATCCGGGAGGCGGACACCGCGCTCGACTACCCCGCCGTGATGGGCTCCCGAGAACGCTTGTGGGAGCTCTTCGGCCCGGCCTGGGCTTGGCCCAAGGAGACGATGACCTACGAAGAGGACCGCATCGACTTGCTGCGGCACGAGAAAGAGATAGCCGCGCACCAGTCGTTCAACTACGCGCTGCTGGACGAGGAGGAGACGGCGCTCCTCGGCTGCGTCTACATCGACCCGCCCGAGCGCACCGGCTCCGACGGAGAAGTCTCGTGGTGGGTGGTGGACGACCTGGCCGGCGGCGAGGTGGAGCGTGCGCTCGACACGCTGGTCCCGCAGTGGATCGCCGCCGACTGGCCCTTCCAGCAGCCCCGTTATCTGGGCCGCGACATCAGCTGGCGGGACTGGCTCGCGCTGCCGCGCGCCTCGTGA